Below is a window of Syngnathus acus chromosome 8, fSynAcu1.2, whole genome shotgun sequence DNA.
ATGTACATCATCAAACATGTTACCAAAATATGAGGAAGCAAATTCAGAATATAGTTTGGGCATGTACACAAACGCATTTAAGGATTTGAGGAGAAAATCATTGTCTTTTATTGACTCCATGTGTTTATCCTCAGGTCATTTGAGTTTAACTACAGCACATATTAAAGGGAACCTATTATGTTGGTTAGGCTTGTACTATTATTCATGGCCATATTGAATGTGATTAAGTTGCAAGTGAGGTCAAAGTAAAACCCCCAGACATCACGGGGCTCTTAAAAAATTCCAATTTCATGTCAGGTGAATTTAATCATCCAACTCTTTCTATGGTCATTTACTCTGAGCCGAGCTAGCTCGCCCATTAAGACAGCGCTTGTGCTCCTTGGCAGACTTCCATCAAGAGAGGCGAGAGCACTTTTGGGGGTGGCGCTTGTCTGGAGGGGGTTGAAATAGACACAAGCTAATAAGAGAGGAAAGCCAGTATGATTAGAAAGGCCATTTCCGAAAAGTGAATCATGCATTACTATCCCAAGctgtaaacacaaataatagGTCCCCTTTAATAAGGAAAACACAGGAACTGTAAAAAGATTTGTACCCGGCGGTAGCGATGCATAAGAAGTGAGCCAGTGGCAGTGTGAACTGATACAGAGTGGTACACGGTGGTACAAGTACAGACATATTCAGATATGCTCGACATGCACTCGTGATATCACAGTCGATTAAAGTGCCCACTTACAGGTTGACCATTTTTAAATACTTGCTGCAACCCCTAGATGTCTCTTCTCACAGCTGCGACCGACTTATATTTGCTTTCAGCTGCAATATTCATTTTAGTGAGGCTGCAAAATTGATTCacgcatgatttttttttttttttttccctgatgTGTGTTAAGAGTTGAGGGAGATGGGGGGGAAAGTGAAATACTGATGGAGATGAAGGAAGAACTCTTGACAGTGTCAACCGCTATGGGGAGATAAAATATATCATGTATGTACACGAGTAAATTTaggaaaatatgttttgtcaGTCTGTCACAGCATCTTTTACATACAAATACACCCATTTTGCATAACACGCATGGCTTTTCACGAGAGAAAAATGCATAAGAGGGTTATCATCTATATATAGACTAACCCCATAATCCTTCATCAAATCTGTTCATATCTGGCAATGTCCTATTACTGACGTTTCAGACAGGTGCAGCTAAATAGCGCTACTCTTTAtgtccaaaacaacaaacaaaacaaaacttaatCTAGACGAGCTTTACAAAACGATTTTGCTTCAAAGTGAAATGATATTTTACATTAAATGCATCAAACCATCATGTCTTCACGTGACAATACAGTAGTTCTAACGGCATAATTTAGGCAGGCAAAAAAAGTGTCACGTATCCCGTCCGCAGCCTATAATTCAGCGCAGTTGAATTGTCGCTGTGCGTCACCACCGAAGTTTTTGGAGTTCACACATTCAGACTCCATTGATGAAATGTACAGTTTATCCACATCACTCTTGCTGCGTGGCTGGTGCTCTAGCAGTGCCACATACTGCCAAAAGGTGGTGCTGTGCAATGTAGAGGTAATTAGGAGTGAAAGTTCAtggggaggaggtggaggtcGAGGGGGGGTTGGCTGGAGAAGGAATTGACATCGGGGACGGAGTGGTAGAATTTTGGCGCTTTGCTTCCTCGCCTCCTTTGTCTCTTCCTTTCCCTCTTCCGGCACCTTGGCCCTCGAGTCCCTCAGAGTTCTCCAACATTTCCTGGATGAGTGGAGGCATGGAGCCGGGGATCTCCATTTTCAGTGTGATCACTCGTTCTGCTCCTAGGTGGCAAAAAGTGTGGAGAAAATGTTGGAAGATTAACAAAGTGAAGTAGTAGAAGCTGTAGTAAAGACTGAAAAAAATGGGTTTGAcatgaaaatatgttttacaaaagtgtttagCTCACTAGCATGGAACTTACCCTTCACACTGATGCTTCTGAGATCAGTAATTTTCATCAGGATCTTGGGGAACATACAAGGCTTGTCAGGCCTCCTCCTCCGGACATAAAGCTACACAAAAAGGGGTACAACCAAATTATATCAAATTTGCCGTTTTGTTATTTCCCTAACAGGCAAATTTTTCTATTTCTTCAATTTGAAACCATCATAGTAGTAGTCAATTGAAATGGGATTcagtaagaaaataaatatacataacAAAAGGAGCATAGAAAGTCCCATTTGCTATTGCTGGAACATGTGCATATATATCTAAAATTCGATGTCATACCTTCAGAGCTTCCAGCATTGGCTCCTGAAGAACGTCCACTTTGTCGGACTCCTCCAGATCCTGACGGTCTGTGAGACAAACACATAAAAAGAATACACTCATCAATTTGTCAACATCCGTAGCACAATGGTACCTTTTCTTACAAGTTGAATTCATTCTCTGGTCAAGCTCTAGATAAATTATTTTGACTTCACATGGGACTTTCTAAGTCTCCAACATTTTACAGGTGCAGTACCTCCACAAAGCAGGCAGATGGCACTGAGTAGTCCAGTTTCGGCATCGTCCATTTCCAGTGGAAGCAGCTGATTGGCGAAGGAGAACACCAGGTCTGTGAGCGGCCCAAAGCCAGCGTTGTGCATCTGTGTGCGGTTGAGAGTCAGGCCATCTGAGAAGGTCATGGTATCCTGGTCTGGGGTGTAGCGTGTGCAGATCCTCAGAATCTGAGATAAAAAGACATGAAGTCATATCACCGTTTGAATTTTTCTGTTTCAATTTTTGTGCGGCtccaaatatgaaaaacaaaccagTATGTCAAGGCAGGCAGCTTTGAGAAGCGTGATCTGATCAGCAATAGTTAAAGTTGTGAAGCCGGGAAGCTGCTTAGCAAACTCCACTGTCTTTATAATACATTTGGTGGACAGTTCACTAAACTTGTCCCAAAGGTTGACATCCAGAGGGACACGATGGTCAGCGCTGTTACTCTGAAAAGGagacacacataaaaaaaataaaaaaaattatataacaTACAAAAAAGAGACACATTCGAGCTCAAATTTACGAACAGTACCGTAGTGTACTTTCCCAGCTGACCAAGAGAGGGAAAAGTGTCTTGGTGCGCACGGCGAACTCCTTCAATCATCTGCTCCGTTTCTGCTGACAAGACGTAGACCTCAACTTCCACCTGCCTCCGctcttccttcttcttcttcgtgcGGTCATTTCGGACCACTGAAGTCAAAAAATGGAAACTTTCAAAACATGGCCGAAGCGTTGCATTAGATCAAAACACAAGGAGGACTACGAGTTGTTTCAGACACACATATCTCAATATCTATATCCAATACAGGTAAAATAGAGATTGAATACGTTTAGGAAAAAcggccactagatggcgacaAACGTCCACATTAAAATGCCTTTGAGTCAACAAACCTAATTAAGTggtaaaacatacatttggcACGATTGAGAGAAAActcaaaatgtaatatttgacAGTTTCTCCCAAAAATCTTGTCAGCGTGTAAATAACTCAGTGcaagacatttaaaacaaactcaCACTCCTTGGACATTCCAACATCGAGGCATTTCTGTAGTCGGCAGGACTGACACCGGTTGCGCGTAACTTTGTTTATGACGCAAACTTTGTCTCGGTGACAAGTGTAGGCCATGTTTTTTTGGATGCTCCTTCGAAAGAACCCCTAGAACAGATAGGAGAGAAAATTGCAATTCTTTTCGATAAGTAGAGTGACCTTTAACCGCTGCTTTATAAAGGAGCAGAAAACTTTGACCGAAAACtcggtgtgtgtttttgtgtgttgagcGCTCATAACTTTGTGGATGATAAGGTGGAGCATGTGTGAGATCTAGGACCAAGAAGAAACTCACAATGGTTAAAGTAAATACTAATTGCATGTaaagattgtgtgtgtgtgtttattggaTTAGATCAA
It encodes the following:
- the LOC119125267 gene encoding retinoic acid receptor alpha-B-like → MYESVDVVGLSPSPRSPSSGSFLGMDYYHRAPGFEPEKGLLSGVGGLQRPFGVSLVTGRHWSGSCHSIETESTSSGEDLLVTSPPSPPPPPRIYKPCFVCQDKSSGYHYGVSACEGCKGFFRRSIQKNMAYTCHRDKVCVINKVTRNRCQSCRLQKCLDVGMSKELVRNDRTKKKKEERRQVEVEVYVLSAETEQMIEGVRRAHQDTFPSLGQLGKYTTSNSADHRVPLDVNLWDKFSELSTKCIIKTVEFAKQLPGFTTLTIADQITLLKAACLDILILRICTRYTPDQDTMTFSDGLTLNRTQMHNAGFGPLTDLVFSFANQLLPLEMDDAETGLLSAICLLCGDRQDLEESDKVDVLQEPMLEALKLYVRRRRPDKPCMFPKILMKITDLRSISVKGAERVITLKMEIPGSMPPLIQEMLENSEGLEGQGAGRGKGRDKGGEEAKRQNSTTPSPMSIPSPANPPSTSTSSP